The proteins below are encoded in one region of Chiloscyllium punctatum isolate Juve2018m chromosome 9, sChiPun1.3, whole genome shotgun sequence:
- the LOC140481325 gene encoding actin-binding protein WASF3-like isoform X3: protein MRKAFKSSTIQDQQVVSKSSTPNPVLEMYMQSDKPPPLDILSAYRDDKKDGLKFYTDPSYFFDLWKEKMLQDTEDKRKEKRRQKEQKRIDGTTREVKKVRKAKNRRQEWNMMAYDKELRPDNRLSQNLYHGASSEGSVSPDNRSHGSDLTDYSYPVTPNHVHPSLQQQQMSVTYMSSDNQQQMGTGNQVQEHDYKSSATGFRHGTLNRPQQPPPPPPSTAVNGGAPPPPPPPPQQQQPPLEYSMQPSQMMEFYTSGPPLPSAGAVIPSAQTAFVSPVQVPTPPASHPASMMGVAYTSSPTLSGAIPPSGSPGPPPPPPPPAPPAPPSSLASSPMHCQLVVENKRHESAGTPLNDARSDLLAAIRMGIQLKKVQEQREQEAKREPVGNDVATILSRRIAVEYSDSDDDSELDENDWSD from the exons ATGAGGAAAGCTTTCAAGAGTTCTACAATACAAGATCAACAGGTTGTTTCAAAGAGTTCAACTCCAAACCCAGTGTTGGAAATGTATATGCAGAGTGATAAACCACCTCCATTGGACATCCTTTCAGCATACAG AGATGATAAAAAGGATGGACTTAAGTTTTACACGGATCCATCTTACTTTTTTGACTTGTGGAAAGAGAAGATGTTGCAGGATACTgaggataagagaaaagagaaaagaagacaaaag GAGCAGAAGCGTATAGATGGCACAACTCGTGAAGTGAAAAAAGTTAGAAAGGCCAAGAACAGGCGCCAAGAATGGAATATGATGGCATATGACAAAGAACTTAGACCTGACAACAGGTTATCTCAAAATCTGTACCATGGAGCATCttcagagggatcagtgtccCCAGACAATAG ATCTCATGGATCAGATCTTACAGATTACTCATATCCTGTTACCCCCAATCATGTTCATCCttcactgcagcagcagcagatgTCAGTAACATACATGTCTAGTGATAATCAGCAGCAAATGGGTACTGGTAATCAGGTCCAGGAACATGACTACAAATCCTCTGCAACAGGATTCAGACATGGTACTCTAAACAGGCCTCaacaacctccaccacctccGCCATCAACTGCTGTAAATGGTGGTGCCCCACCTCCACCGCCACCACCACCACAACAGCAACAACCACCATTGGAATACAG CATGCAACCTTCTCAGATGATGGAATTCTATActtctggtcctcctctgccttCTGCTGGTGCAGTAATTCCTTCAGCACAAACTGCTTTTGTCAGTCCTGTCCAAGTGCCTACTCCTCCAGCTTCCCATCCTGCATCAATGATGGGGGTTGCATATACCTCTTCCCCAACTCTATCTGGAGCAATTCCTCCATCTGGTTCCCCtggaccaccaccaccacctccacctccagCTCCACCAGCACCACCTTCTTCCCTTGCTTCTTCACCAATGCACTGTCAGCTTGTCGTTGAAAACAAACGGCATGAATCAGCAGGCACACCTCTCAATGATGCCAGAAGTGACCTCCTTGCTGCTATTCGTATGG GTATTCAACTGAAAAAGGTTCAAGAGCAACGTGAGCAAGAAGCTAAGCGAGAGCCAGTTGGGAATGATGTAGCAACTATTCTATCAAGACGTATTGCTGTGGAATATAGTGATTCTGATGATGATTCAGAGCTTGATGAAAATGATTGGTCAGATTAA